In Agrobacterium sp. RAC06, a single window of DNA contains:
- a CDS encoding LysE family translocator, giving the protein MDFIPSLPVFLAFSLALLLLAITPGPDMTLWISRSLRDGRTIGLMTLAGTSFGISIHTMLVAFGISALIVASPTAFMLLKTGGAAYLLWLALQAVRHGSNFVIKADGDAVVSKKGAFLNGLWVNLLNPKVIIFFMTFLPQFVTATDPNVTGKLIFLGMWSIILSLPIGVGIVYGADFMSSWLQTNRKVLRGIDYTFAGVFSIFAVKIFMTQAK; this is encoded by the coding sequence ATGGATTTTATCCCGAGCCTTCCCGTCTTTCTTGCCTTCAGTCTTGCACTTCTGCTGCTAGCGATCACGCCCGGTCCCGACATGACGCTGTGGATCAGCCGCTCCCTACGCGACGGTCGGACGATTGGCCTGATGACGCTCGCCGGAACCAGCTTCGGGATCTCGATCCACACCATGCTGGTCGCCTTCGGCATTTCGGCCCTCATTGTCGCCTCGCCGACGGCATTTATGCTCCTGAAGACCGGGGGAGCTGCCTATCTGCTCTGGCTCGCTCTGCAGGCTGTCAGGCACGGCTCGAACTTCGTCATCAAGGCGGATGGTGATGCGGTCGTCTCGAAGAAGGGCGCCTTCCTGAACGGGCTCTGGGTCAATCTCCTGAACCCCAAGGTCATCATCTTCTTCATGACCTTCCTGCCGCAATTCGTCACCGCCACCGACCCAAACGTGACGGGCAAGCTGATCTTCCTCGGCATGTGGTCTATCATCCTGTCGCTGCCGATCGGCGTCGGCATCGTCTATGGAGCGGATTTCATGTCGAGCTGGCTGCAGACGAACCGCAAGGTGCTGCGTGGCATCGACTATACCTTCGCCGGCGTCTTCTCGATCTTCGCGGTGAAGATCTTCATGACGCAGGCCAAGTAG
- a CDS encoding low molecular weight protein-tyrosine-phosphatase: MPAPSILFVCLGNICRSPLAEGIYRHLTAGTSEKPVIASAGIGNWHIGNPPDRRSIKAAAANGIDISRQRARQVQPQDFGRFDLVVAMDRSNLASLQALRPQHATASLHLFAELAFGRQEDVPDPYYGETEDFERVYSMLFSGCCAVVSKFE, translated from the coding sequence ATGCCGGCACCATCCATTCTCTTCGTCTGCCTGGGCAACATTTGCCGGTCACCGCTGGCGGAAGGAATCTACCGCCACCTTACCGCAGGGACCAGCGAAAAGCCCGTGATCGCTTCGGCCGGAATTGGCAACTGGCACATCGGAAATCCGCCGGATCGCCGGTCGATCAAGGCCGCGGCGGCAAACGGGATCGACATCTCCCGACAGCGCGCCCGTCAGGTGCAGCCCCAGGACTTCGGCCGGTTCGATCTGGTGGTCGCGATGGACAGAAGCAATCTGGCAAGCCTGCAGGCGCTTCGGCCGCAGCACGCGACAGCCAGCCTGCATCTCTTCGCGGAGCTCGCATTCGGGAGGCAAGAAGATGTGCCCGACCCCTACTACGGGGAAACCGAAGATTTCGAGCGGGTCTACAGCATGCTTTTTTCGGGCTGCTGCGCGGTCGTCTCGAAATTCGAGTAA
- a CDS encoding invasion associated locus B family protein — translation MFVRSSVTALAILLASSGLANAQSPTRIEQFRAWGAYSYKSNGGTVCYVLSVPTAKEPASVNHGDIFFVVSQRPGQNISYEPQAMMGYPMKGDSKVNVTIDNKNFVLFVKDSSAWVENAAEEPALVAAMKGGSTMTVKATSARGTATSYTYSLSGISAALQKIENCR, via the coding sequence ATGTTCGTAAGAAGTAGCGTAACCGCACTGGCAATCCTCCTGGCGAGCAGCGGGCTCGCCAACGCGCAATCGCCCACGCGAATCGAGCAGTTCAGGGCCTGGGGTGCCTACTCCTACAAGTCGAATGGCGGCACCGTGTGCTACGTGCTTTCCGTTCCGACGGCCAAGGAGCCGGCGAGTGTCAATCATGGCGACATCTTCTTTGTCGTCTCGCAGCGCCCGGGTCAGAACATCTCGTATGAGCCACAGGCCATGATGGGGTACCCGATGAAGGGCGACTCCAAGGTGAATGTGACGATCGACAACAAGAATTTCGTGCTGTTCGTCAAGGACAGCTCGGCATGGGTCGAAAACGCAGCCGAAGAACCGGCACTCGTTGCCGCCATGAAGGGCGGCTCGACCATGACCGTCAAGGCGACGTCGGCTCGTGGCACGGCCACAAGCTACACCTACTCGCTTTCGGGGATCTCTGCCGCGCTGCAGAAGATCGAGAACTGCAGGTAA
- a CDS encoding Bax inhibitor-1/YccA family protein: MSELRNYQSRQGQTQSATMIDEGLRAYMLKVYNLMALGLAITGIAAFATFQLAVSGGELTAFGQAIFLSPLKWVVILAPVAMVFFLSFRIHKMSVAAAQTTFWVYAAMMGLSLSSIFLIYTGASIVQTFFVTAASFGALSLYGYTTKRDLSAMGSFLMMGLFGLIIASLVNLFMASSALDFAISVIGVLIFAGLTAYDTQSIKESYHESNSSEMAGRNAIMGALRLYLDFINLFLFLLRFLGNRN, from the coding sequence ATGTCCGAACTTCGCAACTATCAGAGCCGTCAGGGTCAGACCCAGTCGGCCACGATGATCGACGAAGGTCTGCGCGCCTATATGCTGAAGGTCTACAACCTGATGGCATTGGGCCTCGCCATCACCGGTATCGCAGCCTTTGCAACCTTTCAGTTGGCGGTTTCCGGCGGCGAACTCACGGCTTTCGGCCAGGCGATCTTCCTGAGCCCGCTGAAGTGGGTGGTCATCCTGGCACCGGTCGCCATGGTCTTCTTCCTGAGCTTCAGGATCCACAAGATGAGCGTCGCAGCCGCGCAGACGACCTTCTGGGTCTATGCCGCAATGATGGGCCTGTCGCTGTCGTCGATCTTCCTGATCTACACGGGCGCAAGCATCGTGCAGACCTTCTTCGTCACGGCCGCCTCGTTCGGTGCCCTGTCGCTCTATGGCTACACCACCAAGCGTGACCTGTCGGCCATGGGCTCGTTCCTGATGATGGGTCTCTTCGGCCTGATCATCGCCTCGCTGGTCAACCTGTTCATGGCCTCCTCGGCCCTCGACTTCGCGATCTCAGTGATCGGCGTACTGATCTTTGCCGGTCTTACCGCCTATGACACGCAGTCGATCAAGGAGTCCTATCACGAGAGCAATTCGAGCGAGATGGCCGGCCGCAACGCTATCATGGGCGCTCTGCGTCTCTACCTCGACTTCATCAACCTCTTCCTGTTCCTCCTGCGTTTCCTTGGAAACCGGAACTGA
- the rlmN gene encoding 23S rRNA (adenine(2503)-C(2))-methyltransferase RlmN yields MTVTVTLPERSQTAAPLRPAASLEKPSLIGLDREALGAALRDKGVPEKQIKMRVAQIWNWLYVRGISDCDHMANVSKDMREMLKTHFTIARPEIVEEQVSNDGTRKWLLRFPPRGAGRPVEVESVYIPEEGRGTLCISSQVGCTLTCSFCHTGTQKLVRNLTAEEILSQLLLARDRLGDFPDREIPVGTMMPSSDRKITNIVMMGMGEPLYNFEEVKKALLIATDGDGLSLSKRRVTLSTSGVVPEIYRTGEEIGVMLAISLHAVRDELRDMLVPINKKYPLKELIEACRNYPGLSNARRITFEYVMLKDVNDSLEDAKGLIQLLKGVPAKINLIPFNPWPGTNYQCSDWAQIEKFADFINQAGFASPIRTPRGRDILAACGQLKSESERMRKTERLAFEAMMIANHGEDDD; encoded by the coding sequence ATGACTGTCACCGTGACGCTTCCAGAGCGTAGCCAGACTGCGGCCCCGCTTCGCCCGGCCGCTTCCCTTGAGAAACCGAGCCTCATCGGCCTCGATCGTGAAGCCTTGGGCGCTGCTCTGCGGGACAAGGGTGTGCCCGAGAAGCAGATCAAGATGCGCGTGGCGCAGATCTGGAACTGGCTCTACGTTCGCGGCATCTCCGACTGCGATCACATGGCGAATGTCTCCAAGGACATGCGTGAAATGCTGAAGACGCATTTCACGATCGCGCGCCCGGAAATTGTCGAGGAGCAGGTGTCCAACGACGGCACGCGCAAGTGGCTGCTGCGCTTTCCTCCGCGCGGTGCCGGCCGTCCGGTCGAGGTGGAAAGCGTCTATATCCCGGAAGAAGGACGCGGTACGCTCTGTATCTCGAGCCAGGTCGGCTGCACGCTGACCTGTTCCTTCTGTCACACCGGCACCCAGAAGCTGGTGCGCAACCTGACGGCCGAGGAAATCCTCTCGCAGCTTCTGCTTGCCCGTGACCGTCTCGGCGATTTCCCGGACCGTGAAATTCCCGTCGGCACGATGATGCCGTCGAGCGATCGCAAGATCACCAACATCGTCATGATGGGCATGGGCGAGCCGCTTTACAATTTCGAAGAGGTGAAGAAGGCGCTGCTGATCGCGACTGATGGCGACGGCCTGTCGCTGTCCAAGCGTCGCGTCACGCTGTCGACTTCCGGCGTCGTACCGGAGATCTACCGGACCGGCGAAGAGATCGGCGTGATGCTGGCGATCTCGCTGCATGCCGTGCGCGATGAGCTCCGCGACATGCTGGTGCCGATCAACAAGAAGTATCCGCTGAAGGAGCTGATCGAAGCCTGTCGCAACTATCCGGGCTTGTCGAATGCCCGCCGCATCACCTTCGAATATGTGATGCTGAAGGACGTCAACGACAGCCTCGAGGATGCCAAGGGGCTGATCCAGTTGCTCAAGGGCGTGCCGGCGAAGATCAATCTCATCCCGTTCAATCCCTGGCCCGGCACCAATTACCAGTGCTCGGACTGGGCGCAGATCGAGAAATTCGCGGACTTCATCAATCAGGCCGGTTTTGCCTCGCCGATCCGCACACCGCGTGGCCGCGATATTCTTGCTGCCTGTGGTCAGCTGAAATCGGAATCGGAGCGCATGCGCAAGACCGAGCGTCTGGCGTTTGAAGCGATGATGATCGCCAATCACGGCGAAGACGACGATTGA
- a CDS encoding CarD family transcriptional regulator: MTTQQKKTSSARHGFKTGESIVYPAHGVGTITTIEEQEVAGMKLELFVIDFEKDKMRLKVPVAKAVSIGMRKLSETDFVDRALKVVQGKARVKRTMWSRRAQEYDAKINSGDLISIAEVVRDLYRAENQPEQSYSERQLYEAALDRMAREIAAVNKMSETEAVRLVEVNLAKGPKRGKTIEEDDTQEEAA, translated from the coding sequence ATGACGACCCAGCAGAAGAAGACTTCCTCGGCACGCCACGGCTTCAAGACCGGCGAGTCGATCGTATACCCGGCCCATGGCGTGGGTACCATCACCACCATCGAAGAGCAAGAAGTCGCCGGCATGAAGCTCGAGCTTTTTGTCATCGATTTCGAAAAGGACAAGATGCGTCTGAAGGTTCCGGTTGCCAAGGCCGTGAGCATCGGAATGCGCAAGCTGTCCGAGACAGATTTTGTCGATCGCGCGCTGAAGGTGGTTCAGGGCAAGGCTCGCGTGAAGCGTACCATGTGGTCGCGTCGCGCTCAGGAATATGATGCCAAGATCAATTCCGGTGACCTGATCTCCATCGCTGAAGTCGTTCGCGACCTCTATCGTGCCGAGAACCAGCCGGAGCAGTCCTACTCCGAGCGTCAGCTCTATGAAGCTGCTCTCGATCGCATGGCACGTGAAATCGCTGCCGTGAACAAGATGTCCGAGACGGAGGCCGTTCGCCTTGTCGAGGTCAACCTTGCCAAGGGTCCCAAGCGCGGCAAGACGATCGAAGAAGACGATACACAGGAAGAAGCGGCGTAA
- a CDS encoding ABC transporter permease, which yields MTSFGTRLSIAFRIALRELRGGLSGFYIFLACIALGTGAIAAVNSVSTAITNAISSEGRTLLAGDVRFELDNREATSDELAFLEGFGTVSVTTNLRSMARLPDGSDQSLVEIKAVDEAYPLYGRLIAAPDQPLSELLVADNGAYGAVVAPLLLERMNMRVGDELLVGNARFRINGTIVTEPDSISDGFGFAPRFLTSREGLFTSGLVATGSLVEHAYKIRYNEPAPTADAIRERAQAEHPTAGWSIRSSDRAAPALTENVERFSQFLTLVGLTALVVGGVGVANAVRAFLDSKRTVIATLKCVGAPASVVVMVYLIQITLVASVGILAGLVLGAIAPPIVANYLSGILPISAEATLYPRALLLAAVFGMLVTFAFAILPLGHARKVPATALFREQGFEASGLPSWPYLFAMALALGALAALAIFTSEQQRIATIFLAAMAAGFVLLRVVAMGIAWLAKRSPPIHSAALRLAVGNIHRPGALTPAVTLSLGLGLSLLVALALIDGNLRRELTGNLPERAPNFFFVDIQSGEIDGFRNLVEGMAPEGKLIEVPMLRGRIVELNGTDVAKVEVPPEGRWVLRGDRGLTYAKNIPENSTVTEGEWWADGYTGEPLVSFAEQEGRELGLKIGDTITINVLGRNITAKIANFRTVEWESLSMNFVMVFSPNTFAGAPHAWLATLIDQDATSAEEASILRSVTQQFPTITTVRVKDALDVVDRLVGQLATAIRAAAAIALIASVLVLSGALAAGNRARTHDAVILKTLGATRAMLIRAFTYEYMLLGAATALFALVAGGGIAWFVLSQIMKLPSNFLPDVAAMTLVIALVVTIGIGLAGTWRILGQKAAPVLREL from the coding sequence ATGACATCCTTCGGCACGCGTCTGTCCATTGCCTTCCGTATCGCCCTGCGCGAACTGCGTGGCGGCCTAAGTGGCTTCTACATCTTCCTCGCCTGCATTGCGCTGGGAACCGGTGCGATCGCAGCCGTGAACTCCGTATCGACGGCAATCACAAATGCCATCTCCTCGGAGGGACGGACACTTCTGGCGGGCGACGTTCGTTTCGAACTCGACAATCGCGAGGCGACCTCGGACGAACTGGCCTTCCTCGAAGGCTTCGGCACGGTCTCCGTCACCACCAATCTGCGCTCCATGGCCCGCCTGCCGGACGGATCGGATCAGTCACTGGTCGAAATCAAGGCGGTTGATGAAGCCTATCCGCTCTATGGCAGACTGATCGCCGCCCCTGACCAGCCACTTTCCGAATTGCTCGTTGCGGACAATGGCGCCTATGGCGCGGTTGTCGCCCCTCTTCTGCTTGAACGCATGAACATGAGGGTCGGCGACGAATTGCTCGTCGGCAATGCTCGGTTCCGGATCAACGGCACGATCGTCACAGAGCCAGATTCGATCTCTGACGGTTTCGGCTTTGCCCCGCGCTTCCTGACCAGCCGCGAAGGCCTCTTCACAAGCGGCCTAGTGGCGACCGGCAGCCTCGTCGAACACGCCTACAAAATCCGCTATAACGAGCCCGCACCGACGGCAGATGCCATTCGCGAGCGCGCTCAAGCCGAGCATCCGACGGCAGGATGGTCGATCCGCAGCAGTGATCGGGCGGCTCCCGCCCTGACGGAGAATGTCGAGCGCTTCTCGCAGTTCCTGACTCTGGTCGGCCTCACGGCGCTCGTGGTCGGCGGGGTCGGCGTCGCCAATGCCGTTCGCGCCTTCCTCGATTCCAAACGAACCGTCATCGCCACTCTGAAATGCGTCGGCGCACCGGCCTCGGTCGTTGTCATGGTCTACCTGATCCAGATCACTCTGGTGGCATCCGTGGGTATCCTCGCCGGCCTCGTGCTCGGTGCAATCGCCCCACCAATCGTCGCAAATTATCTCTCCGGCATCCTGCCGATCTCCGCCGAAGCAACGCTTTATCCGCGCGCACTTCTTCTGGCGGCCGTCTTCGGCATGCTGGTCACCTTTGCCTTTGCCATCCTGCCGCTGGGCCATGCCCGCAAGGTGCCGGCGACAGCACTGTTCCGCGAGCAGGGCTTCGAAGCGTCGGGCCTTCCGTCCTGGCCATACCTGTTTGCCATGGCGTTGGCGCTCGGCGCCCTGGCGGCGCTTGCCATCTTCACCTCGGAGCAACAGCGGATCGCGACGATCTTCCTGGCCGCCATGGCGGCAGGCTTCGTGCTGCTCCGTGTGGTTGCCATGGGCATCGCCTGGCTTGCGAAGCGCAGCCCTCCGATCCATTCCGCAGCCTTGAGGCTTGCCGTCGGCAACATCCACCGCCCCGGCGCCCTGACCCCTGCAGTCACACTGTCGCTCGGCCTTGGTCTCAGCCTGCTCGTGGCGCTCGCGCTGATCGATGGCAATCTGCGGCGCGAACTGACGGGCAACCTGCCGGAACGGGCACCGAACTTCTTCTTCGTCGACATCCAGAGCGGTGAGATTGACGGCTTCCGCAATCTCGTCGAAGGCATGGCACCCGAAGGCAAGCTGATCGAGGTACCGATGTTGCGCGGCCGTATCGTCGAGCTCAACGGCACCGATGTCGCCAAGGTCGAGGTGCCGCCGGAAGGCCGCTGGGTTTTGCGCGGCGACCGTGGTCTGACCTATGCGAAGAACATACCGGAAAACAGCACCGTCACCGAGGGTGAATGGTGGGCGGACGGCTACACCGGGGAGCCACTCGTATCCTTTGCAGAGCAGGAAGGGCGCGAGCTCGGCCTGAAGATTGGCGACACGATCACCATCAATGTCCTCGGCCGCAACATCACGGCGAAGATCGCCAATTTCCGCACCGTCGAATGGGAAAGCCTGTCGATGAATTTCGTCATGGTGTTCTCGCCGAACACCTTCGCCGGCGCCCCCCATGCCTGGCTGGCGACGCTGATCGACCAGGACGCGACCTCCGCGGAGGAAGCCTCGATCCTGCGCTCGGTCACACAACAGTTCCCGACAATCACGACCGTCAGGGTGAAGGACGCCCTCGATGTCGTTGATCGCCTCGTCGGACAGCTGGCAACGGCGATCCGTGCGGCCGCTGCCATCGCGCTGATTGCGTCCGTCCTGGTTCTGTCGGGTGCACTGGCAGCCGGCAACCGGGCACGCACCCATGATGCAGTCATCCTGAAGACGCTGGGGGCGACCCGCGCCATGCTGATCCGCGCCTTCACCTACGAATACATGCTGCTTGGCGCGGCCACGGCGCTCTTTGCGCTGGTAGCCGGTGGCGGGATCGCCTGGTTCGTGCTCAGCCAGATCATGAAGCTGCCGTCCAACTTCCTGCCCGATGTCGCAGCGATGACCCTCGTGATCGCGCTGGTAGTTACGATCGGTATCGGTCTGGCCGGAACCTGGCGCATCCTCGGTCAGAAGGCAGCCCCTGTCCTTCGCGAGCTTTAA
- a CDS encoding YkvA family protein, whose product MDDVKIGEILLPGDEETQERQEAKVRSRFWPTFKKAARQIPFSRDLVAAYYCATDRETPFRVRGILLAALGYFVLPIDVVPDILAVVGFTDDIAVLTTAIALINRHIKDRHYEAADVVLADKERRA is encoded by the coding sequence ATGGATGACGTGAAGATCGGTGAGATCCTGCTTCCCGGCGACGAGGAAACCCAGGAGCGACAGGAAGCGAAGGTTCGTAGCCGTTTTTGGCCGACCTTCAAAAAGGCTGCCCGACAGATACCGTTTTCGCGGGATCTTGTGGCCGCTTACTACTGTGCCACAGATCGCGAAACGCCCTTTCGTGTCAGGGGTATCCTGTTGGCGGCTTTGGGCTATTTCGTCCTGCCAATCGATGTCGTGCCAGATATTCTCGCGGTTGTCGGCTTCACCGATGACATCGCGGTACTCACCACGGCGATCGCCCTGATCAACAGGCATATCAAGGATCGCCACTATGAGGCAGCCGACGTCGTCCTAGCGGACAAGGAGAGGCGGGCCTGA
- a CDS encoding RNA-binding S4 domain-containing protein: MDDKQPPSGSRQRIDKWLFFARVAKSRSLAQERVAAGHVSVNGQKVRQPSHQLKVGDRLDIAMPERDLVLVVKLPGERRGPYQEARLLYEDLTPPPEKKPFSPSEPGVRAPGAGRPTKKERRALDDLRGEPDWSAD; this comes from the coding sequence ATGGACGACAAGCAGCCACCAAGCGGTTCGCGCCAGCGCATCGACAAGTGGCTGTTCTTCGCCCGTGTGGCAAAGTCACGCAGCCTCGCGCAAGAGCGGGTGGCTGCGGGCCATGTCAGCGTAAATGGGCAGAAGGTTCGTCAACCCAGTCATCAGCTCAAGGTCGGCGACCGTCTTGATATCGCCATGCCCGAGCGTGACCTGGTGCTGGTCGTGAAGTTGCCGGGTGAGAGGCGTGGTCCCTACCAGGAAGCGAGGCTCCTCTATGAGGATCTCACGCCGCCGCCCGAGAAGAAGCCCTTCAGTCCATCCGAGCCGGGCGTCCGAGCCCCAGGCGCGGGCCGGCCGACCAAGAAGGAGCGACGGGCGCTGGATGATCTGCGCGGCGAGCCGGATTGGTCTGCTGATTAG
- a CDS encoding arylesterase, with protein MTFKAVLLHFAVILLATFAGPRIAAAEPLQLVGLGDSLMAGYQLPQEDALPAQLQRELVAKGHDVVISNAGVSGDTTSGGLSRVDWSVPEGTDGVILELGANDALRGIPPEQTEKNLEQIIIRLKERDIPILLVGMLAPPNMGDDYGKRFNAIYPRLAEKHDLPLYPFVLDGVITERSLLLEDGMHPNTEGLKLMAERILPLAESWVAGIKGQSN; from the coding sequence ATGACATTTAAAGCAGTGCTCCTTCATTTCGCCGTGATCCTGCTGGCCACCTTTGCCGGTCCGCGGATTGCTGCGGCCGAACCGCTCCAGCTAGTGGGCCTCGGTGACAGCCTGATGGCAGGCTATCAATTGCCACAGGAAGACGCTTTGCCGGCCCAGCTGCAGCGCGAGCTTGTGGCCAAGGGACATGACGTCGTGATCAGCAATGCCGGCGTTTCTGGCGATACGACCTCCGGCGGGCTGTCACGCGTCGACTGGTCGGTGCCGGAGGGGACCGATGGCGTCATCCTCGAACTGGGCGCCAACGACGCACTGCGCGGTATTCCGCCGGAGCAGACCGAGAAGAACCTGGAGCAGATCATTATCCGGCTGAAAGAGCGGGATATCCCGATCCTGCTCGTGGGTATGCTGGCGCCGCCGAATATGGGTGATGACTACGGCAAGAGGTTCAATGCGATCTATCCACGGCTTGCCGAAAAACATGATCTGCCGCTCTACCCCTTCGTGCTCGACGGCGTGATCACCGAACGCAGCCTGCTGCTCGAGGACGGGATGCACCCGAACACGGAAGGCCTGAAGCTTATGGCAGAACGCATCCTGCCTCTCGCCGAATCTTGGGTGGCAGGCATCAAGGGGCAGTCAAACTAA
- a CDS encoding ABC transporter ATP-binding protein, with the protein MRNSIIELKSADLTLGNAAASVHVLKSIDLSIAESEAVGIVGPSGSGKSTLLMVLAGLERLDSGEIHVRNTPLHTLSEDRLADFRGKNIGIVFQSFHLIANMTALENVAVPLELANVKGAFDIARKELESVGLGERLSHYPGQLSGGEQQRVAIARALAPSPAVLIADEPTGNLDTETGRQIADLLFSKQQERGMTLILVTHDTALAARCTRQIKVASGRIAGDSRTEQTRLASVSA; encoded by the coding sequence GTGAGAAACAGCATCATCGAACTGAAAAGCGCCGATCTCACCCTTGGCAACGCCGCAGCATCCGTTCACGTCTTGAAGAGCATCGATCTTTCGATCGCTGAAAGTGAAGCCGTGGGCATCGTCGGGCCATCCGGCTCCGGCAAGTCGACGCTTCTGATGGTGCTGGCCGGACTGGAACGCCTCGACAGCGGCGAGATCCACGTTCGCAACACGCCGCTTCACACCCTGAGTGAAGACCGGCTCGCCGATTTCCGCGGCAAGAACATCGGCATCGTCTTCCAGTCCTTCCATCTGATCGCCAACATGACGGCGCTCGAGAACGTCGCAGTTCCTCTGGAACTCGCCAATGTGAAGGGCGCCTTTGACATCGCACGCAAGGAACTGGAGTCCGTCGGCCTCGGCGAGCGTCTCAGCCACTATCCCGGCCAATTGTCCGGTGGTGAACAGCAGCGCGTGGCGATCGCCCGAGCGCTCGCGCCGTCTCCCGCTGTCCTGATCGCAGACGAGCCGACCGGCAATCTCGACACAGAGACCGGCCGCCAGATCGCTGACCTTCTGTTTTCCAAGCAGCAGGAACGTGGCATGACACTGATCCTCGTCACCCACGATACGGCGCTTGCCGCCCGCTGCACCCGGCAGATCAAGGTGGCATCCGGCCGCATCGCCGGAGACAGCCGAACCGAGCAGACCCGTCTCGCTTCGGTGTCCGCATGA
- the thpR gene encoding RNA 2',3'-cyclic phosphodiesterase gives MPRLFTALEIPRSAAMSLSLLRGGLPGARWIDVENYHITLRFIGDVDGRTADEVVDRLDRIDRPEFSLTLNGIGSFGSKKPHSIWAGVSPAPELFALQSEIERICQRIGLPPDPRKFTPHVTLARLKASRVEDVVHYLSGRGNFHTMPFCVGRFVLLSSRESVGGGPYLTEEIFPLYETGGYSNFETTAQQPEKSML, from the coding sequence ATGCCGAGATTGTTCACTGCCCTCGAAATTCCGCGCAGCGCTGCAATGAGCCTTTCATTGCTGCGCGGTGGTCTCCCCGGGGCTCGCTGGATCGATGTGGAGAATTACCACATCACGCTGCGCTTCATCGGTGATGTAGATGGCCGAACGGCAGACGAAGTCGTCGACAGGCTCGACCGGATCGACCGCCCCGAATTCTCCCTGACCCTGAATGGTATCGGTTCCTTTGGTTCAAAGAAGCCGCATTCGATCTGGGCAGGCGTCTCTCCTGCGCCCGAACTCTTCGCGCTGCAGAGCGAGATCGAGCGCATCTGCCAGCGCATCGGCTTGCCGCCGGACCCGCGCAAGTTCACCCCGCACGTGACACTTGCCCGCTTGAAGGCCTCGCGCGTCGAGGACGTCGTGCACTACCTGAGCGGTCGTGGCAACTTCCACACCATGCCATTTTGCGTTGGACGCTTCGTGCTTCTGTCGTCCCGGGAATCCGTCGGCGGCGGTCCCTATCTCACCGAGGAGATCTTCCCTCTCTACGAGACGGGTGGTTACTCGAATTTCGAGACGACCGCGCAGCAGCCCGAAAAAAGCATGCTGTAG
- the fdxA gene encoding ferredoxin FdxA, translated as MTYIVTDNCIRCKYTDCVEVCPVDCFYEGENFLVIHPDECIDCGVCEPECPAEAIKPDTEPGLDKWLKINAEYAKIWPNITVKKEPMPEAKEMDGVDGKFEQFFSDKPGSGD; from the coding sequence ATGACCTATATCGTCACCGATAACTGCATTCGCTGCAAATACACCGATTGTGTCGAGGTCTGCCCTGTCGATTGCTTCTATGAGGGCGAAAACTTCCTCGTCATTCACCCGGACGAGTGCATCGATTGCGGCGTGTGCGAGCCGGAATGTCCTGCCGAGGCGATCAAGCCCGACACGGAGCCGGGGCTGGACAAATGGCTGAAGATCAATGCGGAATACGCAAAGATCTGGCCGAACATCACGGTCAAGAAGGAACCGATGCCGGAAGCCAAGGAAATGGATGGCGTCGATGGCAAGTTCGAGCAGTTCTTCTCGGACAAGCCGGGCTCCGGCGACTGA
- a CDS encoding 4a-hydroxytetrahydrobiopterin dehydratase, translated as MKYEKLDTTSIAARLEELHGWALGRDGAAIEKHFVFRDFRQAFGFMAECALAAEKLDHHPEWFNVYKKVDVTLTTHSAGGVTELDFMLAVLMELAAARNG; from the coding sequence ATGAAATACGAGAAACTGGATACGACGTCCATCGCAGCGCGGTTGGAGGAGTTGCATGGCTGGGCGCTGGGGCGTGATGGTGCCGCGATCGAAAAACACTTCGTCTTCCGCGATTTTCGCCAGGCCTTTGGCTTTATGGCGGAATGTGCGCTGGCTGCGGAAAAGCTCGATCACCACCCGGAATGGTTCAATGTCTATAAAAAGGTCGATGTGACCCTCACCACCCATTCTGCCGGCGGTGTGACGGAACTCGATTTCATGCTCGCCGTTCTCATGGAACTGGCAGCTGCCCGGAACGGATGA